A single region of the Garra rufa chromosome 20, GarRuf1.0, whole genome shotgun sequence genome encodes:
- the shroom2b gene encoding protein Shroom2, with amino-acid sequence MEGVEPSSHAFSKEQPLASKPNGGADHPVLESAISKPISACNTILSGTGDHRAPRGAANTEGIFYRGIPSDREVPSDCHRYLQIPMGNGGRVSPSVEDQACSKFSSTGISNHRPVWHIPENKMSTTHAPSPPLRSDSFTATRVHEKSLVGSFPEGLSVYPPQKPHCRAVDRQLDSERGHETRHSYNPPPKKDFLQPYLSVEDYPNQLNPTKLFSKSSTDVRQGQNPFTYELQHQRQHSDDSTFSAYPNATCSPKTQSVGSYYRSLQDLPTNIGSGNKARTSMAFDPNHEGQAHFRYYCITAQQPFLESPMQGWMNNERRTELGATQGASDRSFAGSQKAVKTKYPQPYLSVPESKSSNGYSKQAIMPPSTQATSPNHLKSSSGERETPKKKDGVKSQPSRHVPNHQTEQRNSVSTCHQSDNPWISKQDHKICPHKTPLLHSLAQESKKMAEKSVKGGSQESTDAIGGKLGRRSDRYATTLRNEIQQKRAQLQKSRSAATLTCSSEIEEDSDIWKSNETSTSSSDGSFTNTYKDHLKEAQAKVLKATSFMRRDLELPGNETAPGQLPKKTGPVHGQVTRIGGRKRFPMDKKIHSFSEPDKINEVGVEDKAAGSFVDRYKFFEGSCNPVLQKPIAKHSLLSPTEDHNERATTLTGDSTNISQSLLKQSKSSHSDLHTEEQQRLGTFAEYEATWNMQKKPVERRPTGRYHSAENILDSGLEESSSTVCVHERSRSSPSADFYGQKIPLPPRKPPVESPPESKDQQEAHISSVSERVHGPFNISKPLESITLNVLESDVTLPSSNQKPRLDTRYPSPLSSYHLQVPVSEQLLPKNKSPEPQRSAQPQQPETTCPFRASPEVRVQTSSPEPTQGPCPSEHLEKDKSLTIVPEDNQKSETEGTLSYTPRLLGHPSISPKQNIDLTVTSANRTRSPSPQFFPQMLTDQPPAAVQKKDPCNSKKETSEPNTAGRKVPIQIICTENSSERENYLRHSESSGGSEVPKAGQLKKLDSPEQSMSPFIAYIRLDPRRSAEHQTDEMVQDNKEWVRSNGVGEHSEEDLKREELARDIMGKDKSLVDILDQSKMKTTMDLMEGIFPQGEQLLEGAQQRRKAASKQTSPKNTQQRVEDNLASSVSLVSSSSYYSTSAPKAELLIKMKDMQEHMEEQDSEDELDYDLSNKKQELIDSLSKKLQVLREARESLQEDMQDNNVLGEEVEATVQTICKPNELEKFRMFVGDLDKVVSLLLSLSGRLARVENALDNLEEGMSADEKQTLTEKRKLLIRQHEDAKELKENLDRRERLVYEILASHLSEEHLADYRHFVKMKSALIIEQRKLEDKIKLGEEQLKCLKDSLPLDQRLLY; translated from the exons ATGGAAGGCGTAGAGCCTTCATCTCACGCTTTCTCAAAGGAGCAGCCGTTAGCCAGCAAACCCAATGGTGGAGCAGATCACCCGGTGCTTGAGAGTGCCATCAGCAAACCTATTTCTGCATGTAACACGATTCTATCTGGCACAGGTGACCACAGAGCACCTCGGGGTGCCGCTAATACAGAAGGGATATTTTATAGAGGCATTCCCAGTGATCGAGAAGTTCCTAGTGACTGCCATAGATACCTGCAGATCCCCATGGGGAACGGAGGACGAGTGAGTCCCAGCGTTGAGGACCAAGCTTGCTCCAAATTCTCCTCAACTGGGATATCCAACCACAGACCTGTGTGGCATATTCCTGAGAACAAGATGTCCACTACTCATGCTCCTTCTCCACCCTTGCGTAGTGATAGTTTCACTGCCACCAGAGTTCATGAGAAGAGCTTGGTGGGATCGTTCCCTGAAGGACTTTCTGTGTATCCACCACAGAAACCTCACTGCAGAGCAGTGGACCGACAGTTGGACAGTGAACGAGGACATGAAACAAGACACAGCTACAACCCACCTCCAAAGAAGGACTTTCTTCAGCCGTATCTTTCGGTTGAGGACTACCCAAATCAGCTAAATCCTACCAAACTCTTTTCCAAGTCAAGCACTGATGTTAGACAAGGCCAGAACCCGTTTACATATGAACTTCAGCATCAGAGACAGCACAGCGATGATAGTACCTTTTCTGCATACCCCAATGCTACATGTTCACCAAAGACCCAAAGCGTTGGGAGCTACTACCGAAGCCTTCAAGATTTGCCCACCAACATTGGCAGTGGAAATAAAGCCAGAACCTCCATGGCCTTTGACCCCAACCATGAAGGCCAGGCTCATTTCCGCTACTACTGCATCACTGCCCAGCAGCCGTTTTTGGAATCACCTATGCAGGGTTGGATGAATAACGAACGGAGGACTGAACTGGGAGCCACTCAAGGTGCCTCAGACAGAAGCTTTGCTGGTTCTCAAAAGGCTGTGAAGACAAAGTATCCCCAACCTTACCTTAGTGTACCTGAGAGCAAGAGCTCCAACGGTTACAGCAAACAGGCTATCATGCCTCCTTCAACTCAAGCTACATCTCCAAATCATTTGAAGTCCAGTTCTGGGGAAAGAGAGACTCCAAAGAAGAAAGATGGAGTTAAGTCTCAGCCTTCCAGACATGTACCAAATCACCAGACGGAGCAGAGGAACTCTGTGTCCACTTGCCACCAATCCGACAATCCGTGGATCTCCAAGCAGGATCACAAGATCTGTCCACACAAGACACCCTTGTTGCACTCTTTAGCCCAGGAGAGCAAGAAGATGGCTGAGAAATCAGTCAAAGGAGGAAGTCAAGAATCAACTGATGCCATCGGTGGCAAACTGGGAAGACGGAGTGACCGCTATGCCACGACTCTACGCAACGAGATCCAACAGAAGAGGGCCCAGCTTCAGAAAAGCAGAAGTGCAGCTACCTTGACCTGCTCAAGTGAAATTGAGGAGGACTCTGACATCTGGAAATCCAATGAAACCTCCACATCGTCTTCTGATGGTTCCTTCACCAACACTTACAAGGATCATCTAAAGGAAGCCCAAGCCAAAGTTCTGAAGGCCACATCATTTATGAGGAGAGACTTGGAGCTTCCTGGGAATGAAACTGCGCCGGGCCAACTTCCTAAAAAAACTGGGCCTGTTCATGGGCAAGTCACCCGCATTGGGGGGCGTAAAAGATTTCCTATGGATAAAAAGATACACTCCTTCTCTGAGCCAGACAAGATCAATGAAGTAGGAGTTGAGGATAAGGCAGCTGGGTCCTTTGTGGACCGATATAAGTTTTTCGAAGGTTCCTGCAATCCAGTTCTCCAAAAGCCCATTGCAAAGCATTCCTTGCTAAGTCCCACTGAAGACCACAATGAGAGAGCGACTACATTAACTGGAGACAGTACAAACATCAGTCAATCTCTCTTAAAACAGAGTAAATCAAGCCATTCTGACCTTCATACTGAGGAGCAACAACGACTTGGTACATTTGCGGAATATGAAGCTACATGGAACATGCAGAAGAAGCCAGTGGAAAGAAGACCCACAGGCAGATATCATTCTGCTGAAAACATCCTGGACTCAGGCTTGGAGGAATCAAGCAGTACAGTTTGTGTTCATGAAAGATCCCGTTCTTCTCCTTCTGCTGACTTCTATGGACAG AAAATCCCTCTGCCACCCAGAAAGCCTCCTGTGGAATCTCCACCTGAATCCAAGGACCAACAGGAGGCCCATATCAGTAG TGTATCAGAAAGAGTGCATGGTCCGTTCAACATCTCCAAACCTCTAGAGTCCATCACACTGAACGTTCTGGAAAGTGATGTGACGCTTCCGTCCTCCAACCAGAAACCCAGACTTGATACCAGGTATCCGTCACCATTGTCCTCATATCATCTCCAGGTTCCCGTGTCAGAGCAACTGCTTCCTAAAAACAAAAGTCCTGAACCGCAGAGGTCTGCTCAACCTCAACAGCCAGAAACCACGTGCCCTTTCAGAGCCTCCCCGGAGGTTAGAGTTCAGACCTCTTCCCCTGAGCCAACTCAAGGACCATGTCCATCAGAACATCTGGAGAAAGACAAAAGCCTGACCATTGTACCAGAGGACAATCAAAAATCAGAAACTGAGGGAACATTATCTTACACACCACGTCTTCTGGGTCATCCCTCCATTTCTCCCAAGCAGAACATTGATCTGACGGTAACCTCTGCCAACAGAACGCGTTCTCCTTCTCCTCAGTTCTTTCCACAGATGCTCACAGATCAACCACCTGCAGCTGTGCAGAAAAAGGACCCATGCAA taGCAAGAAGGAAACATCAGAGCCAAACACCGCTGGGCGGAAGGTACCCATACAGATCATCTGTACAGAAAACAGTTCAGAGAGAGAAAACTATCTGCGACACAGTGAATCATCTGGAGGTTCTGAGGTGCCTAAAGCTGGCCAGCTAAAAAAACTAGATTCTCCAGAGCAATCCATGTCACCTTTTATTGCCTACATCCGTCTGGATCCAAGAAGAAGCGCAGAACATCAGACTGATGAGATGGTACAAGACAATAAAGAGTGGGTGAGGAGCAATGGTGTGGGCGAACACTCAGAGGAGGATCTGAAACGAGAGGAGCTGGCCAGAGATATCATGGGCAAGGACAAGAGTCTGGTGGACATCTTGGATCAGAGTAAGATGAAGACTACCATGGATCTGATGGAGGGAATATTTCCACAGGGGGAGCAGCTCTTGGAGGGAGCGCAGCAGAGGAGGAAAGCAGCCTCCAAACAGACGTCACCTAAAAATACACAGCAGAG GGTGGAGGACAATTTGGCATCATCAGTGTCGTTAGTGAGCAGTTCGTCGTATTATAGCACGTCTGCACCTAAAGCAGAGTTGCTCATAAAGATGAAGGACATGCAGGAGCACATGGAGGAACAGGATTCAGAGGATGAACTTGATTATGACCTGTCCAACAAGAAG CAAGAGTTGATCGACAGCTTAAGTAAGAAGCTGCAGGTGCTGCGAGAGGCGCGTGAAAGCCTACAGGAGGACATGCAGGACAATAATGTTCTGGGAGAGGAAGTGGAGGCCACCGTACAGACCATTTGCAAACCCAATGAGCTGGAGAAGTTTCGCATGTTTGTGGGCGATCTGGACAAAGTAGTCAGTCTGCTGCTGTCACTGTCCGGCCGACTGGCTCGTGTGGAAAATGCCCTGGACAACCTGGAAGAGGGAATGTCTGCAGACGAGAAG CAAACTTTGACAGAGAAACGCAAGCTGCTGATTCGCCAGCACGAAGACGCCAAAGAGCTGAAGGAGAACTTGGACCGAAGGGAACGTCTGGTTTATGAGATCCTGGCCAGTCACCTCAGCGAAGAGCATCTCGCAGACTACCGGCACTTCGTCAAAATGAAGTCAGCGCTCATCATTGAGCAGCGCAAACTGGAGGATAAGATCAAACTGGGTGAAGAGCAGCTCAAATGTCTGAAGGACAGTCTGCCGCTGGACCAGAGACTGCTGTACTGA
- the LOC141294145 gene encoding claudin-34, translated as MPYLVHTANAQFVALWLGTVGWTLVIVTVGLVEWRVWEVSDLSVITSGLAWIGIWRVCFYSHAPILSGNQIMFCQRIRLSESYTPPEIAAAQVLMLLALILGLAGNASVVYALRNIYFGLNKFKPIKLAFSSGGVLLILTGVSTLVPVCWNLNSVVNNQNISFPTEFRMPSAPVNQSIGSAIIVGIFASILLVFSGLVFLSYRVPDILQPKVRPTWPGEGTSGTDVNRQGIDNPIFRS; from the coding sequence ATGCCTTACCTTGTTCACACGGCTAACGCACAGTTTGTGGCGCTTTGGCTCGGAACCGTCGGTTGGACGTTAGTCATCGTAACCGTCGGCTTGGTGGAATGGAGAGTTTGGGAAGTGTCCGATCTGTCAGTCATTACCTCAGGATTGGCTTGGATTGGTATCTGGAGAGTGTGTTTTTATAGCCACGCTCCGATTTTATCCGGCAATCAGATTATGTTTTGTCAGAGGATTCGTTTGTCAGAGTCCTACACTCCACCGGAAATCGCCGCGGCGCAAGTGCTGATGCTCTTGGCGCTGATTCTCGGATTGGCGGGAAACGCCAGCGTCGTTTACGCCCTCAGGAACATTTACTTCGGATTAAACAAATTCAAACCCATCAAACTGGCGTTTTCTTCAGGTGGGGTTTTGCTTATTCTTACTGGAGTTTCTACGCTCGTTCCCGTGTGTTGGAATCTCAATTCTGTcgtgaataatcaaaatatatcgTTCCCGACGGAATTTCGCATGCCTTCCGCTCCTGTAAACCAGTCCATTGGATCTGCTATCATCGTGGGGATTTTTGCATCAATCTTGTTGGTTTTTAGCGGGCTGGTTTTTTTGTCCTACAGGGTCCCGGACATTCTGCAGCCCAAAGTGAGGCCAACCTGGCCTGGAGAAGGTACATCGGGAACAGATGTGAACCGTCAGGGAATTGACAATCCAATTTTCAGAAGTTGA